The Arvicola amphibius chromosome 11, mArvAmp1.2, whole genome shotgun sequence genome has a segment encoding these proteins:
- the LOC119826793 gene encoding glutathione S-transferase kappa 1-like, translating into MGPAWRTLELFYDVLSPYSWLGFEVLCRYQHLWNIKLQLRPALIAGIMNDSGNKPPATVPPKGQYINKEMPLLGQHFQVPINIPKDFFGVILKKGSLNAMRFLTAVSMEQPEVLEKVSRELWMRI; encoded by the coding sequence ATGGGGCCGGCGTGGCGAACTCTGGAACTGTTCTACGACGTTCTGTCCCCGTACTCctggctgggctttgaggtcctATGCAGGTACCAACACCTCTGGAACATCAAGCTGCAGCTGCGTCCTGCTCTCATTGCTGGGATCATGAACGACAGCGGAAACAAACCACCAGCTACGGTTCCCCCAAAAGGCCAATACATAAACAAAGAGATGCCTCTCCTGGGGCAACACTTCCAGGTTCCCATCAACATACCCAAGGACTTCTTCGGTGTGATTCTTAAGAAAGGAAGTCTCAATGCCATGCGCTTCCTCACCGCTGTGAGCATGGAGCAACCAgaggtgctggagaaggtgtCCAGAGAGCTGTGGATGCGTATTTGA